The proteins below come from a single Saccharopolyspora sp. SCSIO 74807 genomic window:
- a CDS encoding NAD(P)-dependent alcohol dehydrogenase, with amino-acid sequence MPQIPDTMRASVLRDIQDVEVQERPVPAPGPHEVLVRVEAVGTCGSDTHYYEQGRIGTFVVRDPLVLGHEAGGVVVATGAAAQLHAPGDRVSIEPGQPCFVCAQCRAGRYNLCPDMKFFATPPIDGAFCEYVTVHEQFAHRAPESLSDDATGLIEPLSVGVWACRKGHVGPGSRVLITGSGPIGLVAAQTARAFGASEVVVTDVAAHRLQLAAELAATSTINVAETPLGDAGYEPDVLLECSGVPAAASEAIRAVGRAGRVVLVGMGGEQLALPLAHVQNFEIELTGTFRYANTWPTAIALASNREVDLDRLVTHHFGLAEVPAALTAGATDPKAVKSVVLPQR; translated from the coding sequence ATGCCGCAGATCCCGGACACCATGCGCGCTTCCGTGCTGCGCGACATCCAAGACGTCGAGGTGCAGGAACGGCCCGTTCCGGCGCCCGGGCCGCACGAGGTGCTGGTGCGGGTGGAGGCAGTGGGCACCTGCGGCTCGGACACGCACTACTACGAGCAAGGCCGCATCGGGACGTTCGTGGTGCGCGATCCGCTCGTCCTGGGGCACGAGGCAGGCGGAGTCGTGGTCGCCACCGGCGCGGCCGCGCAGCTGCACGCGCCGGGTGATCGGGTGTCCATCGAGCCCGGACAGCCGTGCTTCGTGTGCGCGCAGTGCCGCGCGGGCCGGTACAACCTGTGCCCGGACATGAAGTTCTTCGCGACACCGCCCATCGATGGAGCGTTCTGCGAGTACGTCACCGTGCACGAGCAGTTCGCGCACCGTGCGCCGGAGTCGCTCTCCGACGACGCGACCGGCTTGATCGAACCGCTCTCGGTGGGCGTGTGGGCGTGCCGGAAAGGCCACGTCGGACCCGGTTCGCGAGTGCTGATCACCGGTTCCGGCCCGATCGGGCTGGTCGCCGCGCAGACCGCCCGCGCGTTCGGCGCGAGCGAGGTCGTGGTCACCGACGTCGCCGCGCACCGCCTGCAACTGGCCGCCGAGCTGGCCGCGACCTCGACGATCAACGTCGCGGAGACGCCGCTGGGCGACGCGGGCTACGAACCGGACGTGTTGCTGGAGTGCTCCGGCGTGCCCGCGGCGGCCTCCGAGGCGATCCGCGCGGTCGGCCGCGCCGGGCGGGTGGTGCTGGTCGGCATGGGCGGCGAGCAGCTGGCGCTGCCGCTGGCGCACGTGCAGAACTTCGAGATCGAGCTGACCGGCACGTTCCGCTACGCCAACACCTGGCCCACCGCCATCGCGCTGGCGTCGAACCGGGAAGTGGACCTGGACCGGCTGGTCACGCACCACTTCGGGCTCGCCGAGGTGCCCGCGGCGCTCACCGCGGGCGCGACCGACCCGAAGGCGGTGAAGTCCGTGGTGCTGCCGCAGCGTTGA
- a CDS encoding hemolysin III family protein: MSARRPAAFVKPRMRGWIHFWSLVVAVAAGATLIALAAATVSAAAALGASVYVATVLGLFGVSALYHRKTWRTVGARTWMRRLDHSMIFLFIAGTYTPFAMLAMQPKTGAVVLAVVWGGALGGVVLKLAWPNGPRWVGVPVYVALGWVALFVLPELLSNAGVAAFVLLIVGGVLYTLGAVGYATRWPDPWPKTFGYHEFFHSAVSAAAICHHVSIWLALYA; encoded by the coding sequence GTGTCCGCCCGCCGCCCCGCCGCGTTCGTCAAACCCAGGATGCGCGGCTGGATCCACTTCTGGTCCCTGGTGGTCGCGGTCGCCGCGGGCGCGACGCTGATCGCGTTGGCCGCCGCCACCGTCTCCGCCGCCGCGGCGCTGGGCGCCTCGGTCTACGTGGCAACAGTGCTCGGCCTGTTCGGGGTGAGCGCGCTCTACCACCGCAAGACGTGGCGCACGGTGGGCGCGCGCACCTGGATGCGCAGGCTGGACCACTCGATGATCTTCCTGTTCATCGCGGGCACGTACACGCCGTTCGCGATGCTGGCGATGCAGCCCAAGACCGGTGCCGTCGTGCTCGCCGTGGTGTGGGGCGGTGCGCTCGGCGGGGTGGTGCTCAAGCTGGCCTGGCCGAACGGTCCGCGCTGGGTAGGCGTGCCGGTGTACGTGGCGTTGGGCTGGGTGGCGCTGTTCGTGCTGCCGGAGCTGTTGTCGAACGCGGGCGTTGCGGCGTTCGTGCTGCTGATCGTCGGTGGCGTGCTCTACACCTTGGGCGCGGTCGGTTACGCGACCCGGTGGCCCGACCCGTGGCCGAAGACCTTCGGGTACCACGAGTTCTTCCACTCCGCGGTGTCCGCGGCGGCGATCTGCCACCACGTGTCGATCTGGCTCGCGCTGTACGCCTGA
- a CDS encoding thioredoxin domain-containing protein, whose translation MANRLADATSPYLLQHADNPVHWWQWTPEAFEEARRRDVPVLLSIGYAACHWCHVMAHESFEDADIAAVMNENFVNIKVDREERPDVDSVYMEATQAMTGQGGWPMTCFLTPDGEPFHCGTYYPARPLQGMPSFPQLLDAVAKAWSERGAEVRAAATRVVEQLAEQRPPLPESAVDEQVLSSAVAQLHEEFDAANAGFGGAPKFPPSMVLEFLLRHHERTGSPDALAMTEGTCEAMARGGIYDQLAGGFARYSVDAEWVVPHFEKMLYDNALLLRAYAHLAKLGASSAALAERVTRETGEFLLRDLRTAEGAFAASLDADTEGVEGLTYVWTPEELQEVLGEQDAQWAAELLHVTSAGTFEHGASTLQLRRDPDDLPRWQRIREALLDARSRRPQPGIDDKIVTSWNGMALTGLVEAAAVLQEPQWIDAAERAADLLTELHLVDGRLRRSSRDGVVGAAAGVLEDHGCLAEGLLALHQATGRRRWLETACALLDTALEQFADDEHAGLFHDTAADAEALMRRPSDPTDNASPSGASATTSALITAAALAGPDRAARYRSAAEQALTRAGLIAERAPRFAGHWMAAAEALAHGPTQVAVAGETDEDRTALSVAARRHAPGGAVAVAGPPEAEEVPLLAGRPLVDGRAAAYVCRGYVCDRPVTSVEDLVSALAR comes from the coding sequence ATGGCGAACCGGCTTGCTGACGCGACCAGCCCGTACCTGTTGCAGCACGCGGACAACCCGGTGCACTGGTGGCAGTGGACGCCGGAGGCGTTCGAGGAGGCGCGGCGCCGGGACGTGCCGGTGCTGCTGTCGATCGGCTACGCCGCCTGCCACTGGTGCCACGTGATGGCGCACGAATCGTTCGAGGACGCCGACATCGCCGCGGTGATGAACGAGAACTTCGTGAACATCAAGGTGGACCGGGAGGAACGCCCGGACGTCGACTCCGTCTACATGGAGGCCACCCAGGCCATGACCGGCCAGGGCGGCTGGCCGATGACCTGCTTCCTGACTCCGGACGGCGAACCGTTCCACTGCGGCACCTACTACCCGGCCCGCCCGCTGCAGGGGATGCCGTCGTTCCCGCAGCTGCTCGACGCCGTGGCCAAAGCCTGGTCGGAGCGCGGTGCCGAGGTCCGCGCGGCCGCGACCAGGGTGGTGGAGCAGCTCGCCGAGCAGCGCCCGCCGCTGCCGGAGTCCGCGGTGGACGAGCAGGTGCTGTCCTCCGCGGTGGCCCAGCTGCACGAGGAGTTCGACGCCGCGAACGCCGGCTTCGGCGGAGCCCCCAAGTTCCCGCCGTCGATGGTGCTGGAGTTCCTGCTGCGCCACCACGAGCGCACCGGCTCGCCGGACGCGCTGGCGATGACCGAGGGGACCTGCGAGGCGATGGCCCGCGGCGGCATCTACGACCAGCTCGCCGGGGGCTTCGCGCGCTACAGCGTCGACGCCGAGTGGGTCGTGCCGCACTTCGAGAAGATGCTCTACGACAACGCGCTGCTGCTGCGCGCGTACGCGCACCTGGCCAAGCTGGGCGCGTCGTCGGCGGCGCTCGCGGAGCGGGTCACGCGCGAGACCGGCGAGTTCCTGCTGCGCGACCTGCGCACCGCGGAGGGCGCGTTCGCCGCTTCGCTGGATGCCGACACCGAAGGCGTGGAAGGGCTCACCTACGTCTGGACGCCCGAGGAGCTGCAGGAGGTGCTCGGCGAGCAGGACGCGCAGTGGGCCGCGGAGCTGCTGCACGTGACCTCGGCCGGGACCTTCGAGCACGGCGCCTCGACGTTGCAGCTGCGTCGCGACCCGGACGACCTGCCCCGGTGGCAGCGCATCCGCGAGGCGCTGCTGGACGCGCGGTCCAGGCGCCCGCAGCCGGGCATCGACGACAAGATCGTGACGTCCTGGAACGGGATGGCGCTGACCGGGCTGGTCGAAGCGGCCGCGGTGTTGCAGGAACCGCAGTGGATCGACGCGGCGGAACGCGCCGCGGATCTGCTCACCGAGCTGCACCTGGTCGACGGCCGGTTGCGCCGCAGCTCCCGCGACGGCGTGGTGGGCGCCGCGGCAGGGGTGCTCGAAGACCACGGCTGCCTTGCCGAGGGGCTGCTGGCACTGCACCAGGCGACCGGGCGGCGGCGGTGGCTCGAAACCGCGTGCGCGCTGCTGGACACCGCGCTGGAGCAGTTCGCCGACGACGAGCACGCAGGGCTGTTCCACGACACCGCCGCGGACGCGGAAGCGCTCATGCGCCGCCCTTCGGACCCGACCGACAACGCCAGCCCGTCCGGGGCGTCCGCGACGACGTCCGCGCTGATCACCGCGGCGGCGTTGGCCGGGCCGGACCGCGCGGCCCGCTACCGGTCGGCCGCCGAGCAGGCGCTGACCAGGGCGGGCCTGATCGCCGAGCGGGCTCCGCGCTTCGCAGGCCACTGGATGGCCGCGGCGGAAGCGCTCGCGCACGGCCCCACCCAGGTCGCGGTGGCGGGGGAGACCGACGAGGACCGGACCGCGCTGTCCGTCGCCGCCCGCAGGCACGCGCCGGGCGGTGCGGTCGCGGTGGCCGGACCACCGGAGGCCGAGGAGGTGCCGCTGCTGGCCGGGCGACCGCTGGTGGACGGACGAGCCGCCGCCTACGTCTGCCGCGGGTACGTCTGCGACCGGCCGGTCACTTCCGTCGAAGACCTGGTTTCCGCGCTGGCCCGCTGA
- a CDS encoding isoprenyl transferase: MALKVRLRELIYDVYEWRLRRQLTGARAPRHVGVILDGNRRWAREAGLDIAHGHRAGARKISELLGWCQEAKVEVVTLWLLSTDNLGRTSAELDALLEIISGVVDELTDPDSPWRVRIVGALDLLPTETAARLSAAALRTEGRSGMQVNVAVGYGGRQEITEAVRKLLLQHAEAGTSIEELAEFLNVDHISEHLYTSGQPDPDLLIRTSGEQRLSGFMLWQSAHSEFWFCEAYWPAFRRVDFLRALREYSARHRRYGG, from the coding sequence GTGGCGCTCAAGGTTCGTCTGCGGGAACTCATCTATGACGTTTACGAGTGGCGGTTGCGCCGCCAGCTCACCGGCGCGCGGGCACCCCGGCACGTAGGCGTGATCCTGGACGGCAACCGTCGCTGGGCGCGCGAGGCCGGGCTGGACATCGCGCACGGGCACCGCGCGGGCGCGCGCAAGATCAGCGAACTCCTCGGCTGGTGCCAGGAGGCCAAGGTCGAGGTCGTCACGCTGTGGCTGCTGTCCACCGACAACCTGGGGCGGACGAGCGCGGAGCTGGACGCCCTGCTGGAGATCATCAGCGGGGTCGTGGACGAACTCACCGACCCGGACAGCCCGTGGCGGGTGCGGATCGTCGGCGCCCTGGACCTGCTGCCCACCGAGACGGCCGCGCGGCTCTCGGCGGCGGCACTGCGCACCGAGGGGCGCAGCGGGATGCAGGTCAACGTCGCGGTCGGCTACGGCGGGCGGCAGGAGATCACCGAAGCGGTGCGCAAGCTGCTGCTGCAGCACGCCGAGGCCGGCACGTCGATCGAGGAACTGGCCGAGTTCCTCAACGTCGACCACATCTCCGAGCACCTCTACACCTCCGGCCAGCCGGACCCGGACCTGCTGATCCGCACGTCCGGTGAGCAGCGGTTGTCCGGGTTCATGCTGTGGCAGTCGGCGCACTCGGAGTTCTGGTTCTGCGAGGCGTACTGGCCGGCGTTCCGCCGGGTCGACTTCTTGCGCGCGCTGCGCGAGTACTCGGCGCGGCACCGGCGCTACGGCGGCTGA